Proteins co-encoded in one Campylobacter jejuni genomic window:
- the nrdB gene encoding ribonucleotide-diphosphate reductase subunit beta: protein MQRKRIYNPSSNETLGDRKVFDGNPHGILNFTKAKYTWALKLWDLMEANTWFPKEVDTTKDALDYRCNLTAGEKRMYDLVWSQLISMDSFQTNNLADNINPYITAPEINAVLARQAYEEANHSKSYAVMVEAICDNTDLIYEMEKHDETLREKNDFISSIYEELAGDVDDNKLLLAMVANQILEGVYFYSGFTAIYALARAGKMLGSAQMIRFIQRDEITHLLLFQNMINSVRKERPDLFHDENINKIYDMFKKAGDLEIKWGKYITQNQIMGFTDDIIEEYIHYLVDQRLSAINLDKLYNAKHPIKWVDDFSKFNDQKSNFFESKVTNYSKGSISFDDF from the coding sequence ATGCAAAGAAAAAGAATTTACAATCCAAGTTCAAACGAAACCTTAGGAGATCGTAAAGTTTTTGATGGTAACCCACATGGAATTTTAAATTTTACTAAGGCAAAATATACTTGGGCTTTAAAACTTTGGGATTTAATGGAGGCAAATACTTGGTTTCCAAAAGAAGTGGATACAACTAAAGATGCACTTGATTATCGCTGTAATTTAACTGCAGGTGAAAAAAGAATGTATGATTTGGTTTGGAGTCAGCTTATTTCTATGGATAGTTTTCAAACCAATAATTTAGCAGACAATATCAACCCTTACATCACAGCTCCTGAAATCAATGCAGTTTTAGCACGCCAAGCTTATGAAGAGGCAAACCATTCAAAATCTTACGCTGTTATGGTAGAAGCGATTTGCGATAATACAGATTTGATTTATGAAATGGAAAAGCATGATGAAACTTTGCGTGAAAAAAATGACTTTATTTCAAGCATTTATGAAGAATTAGCAGGCGATGTAGATGATAATAAACTTCTTTTAGCTATGGTGGCAAATCAAATTTTAGAAGGAGTATATTTTTATAGTGGTTTTACTGCTATTTACGCACTTGCACGTGCAGGAAAAATGCTAGGTTCAGCACAAATGATCCGCTTTATCCAAAGAGATGAAATCACACATCTTTTATTATTTCAAAATATGATCAATTCAGTACGCAAAGAAAGACCTGATTTGTTCCATGATGAAAATATCAATAAAATTTATGATATGTTTAAAAAAGCTGGAGACCTTGAGATCAAATGGGGTAAATACATCACTCAAAATCAAATCATGGGCTTTACTGATGATATCATAGAAGAATATATCCATTATCTTGTAGATCAAAGATTAAGCGCGATCAATTTAGATAAATTATACAATGCAAAACATCCCATTAAATGGGTAGATGATTTTTCAAAATTTAACGATCAAAAGAGCAATTTCTTTGAAAGTAAAGTAACGAATTATTCTAAGGGTAGTATAAGCTTTGATGACTTCTAA
- a CDS encoding RDD family protein — MKTKAKISSRWLRFRALLIDIFLIYVPILYLFYFLLGSKESFLNNHFITTLCTFLFGLIQAIFLTKKAQSPGLKAYDLYLIDIKTGKKLSFLRILLRYVIFIISFGLLFGLFVSFVRKDRLNLHDILTQSCIATKA, encoded by the coding sequence ATGAAAACTAAAGCAAAAATTAGCTCTAGATGGCTAAGATTTAGAGCTTTGCTTATAGATATTTTTCTTATTTATGTTCCTATTTTGTATTTATTTTATTTTCTATTAGGCTCTAAAGAATCTTTTTTAAACAACCATTTTATCACAACTTTATGTACTTTTTTATTTGGTTTGATTCAAGCTATTTTTTTAACAAAAAAGGCACAAAGCCCAGGTCTTAAAGCATATGATTTATATCTTATTGATATAAAAACGGGAAAGAAACTAAGTTTTCTTAGAATTTTACTAAGATATGTGATATTTATTATAAGTTTTGGCTTACTCTTTGGTTTATTTGTCAGTTTTGTAAGAAAAGATCGTTTAAATTTACACGATATTTTAACTCAAAGTTGTATAGCTACTAAAGCATAA
- the pyrE gene encoding orotate phosphoribosyltransferase yields MNLGQIYKDCGAYLEDHFLLSSGKHSQFYLQSAKVLENPKLAAKLCDELAKIIASYKIEFDSICSPALGGILAGYELARACSKRFIFTERVNKEMTLRRGFEVKKGEKFIICEDIITTGGSALESAKIIESLGGIVVGFAALANRGFCAVENLKSPRKDNAKLPENLPLFTLGNFEFEIYDETNCPLCKKGSKAIKPGSRGN; encoded by the coding sequence ATGAATTTAGGGCAAATTTATAAAGATTGTGGTGCTTATTTAGAAGACCATTTTTTACTAAGTTCAGGTAAACATTCGCAATTTTATCTTCAAAGTGCAAAAGTTTTAGAGAATCCAAAATTAGCAGCAAAACTTTGTGACGAACTTGCAAAGATTATTGCAAGCTATAAGATAGAATTTGATAGCATTTGTTCTCCTGCTTTAGGTGGAATTTTAGCAGGTTATGAGCTTGCGAGAGCTTGTAGTAAACGTTTTATCTTCACTGAAAGAGTAAATAAAGAAATGACTTTAAGACGTGGTTTTGAGGTGAAAAAGGGTGAAAAATTTATAATTTGTGAAGATATCATTACTACAGGTGGTAGTGCTTTAGAGAGTGCAAAAATCATTGAAAGTTTAGGTGGCATTGTTGTAGGTTTTGCAGCATTGGCAAATCGTGGTTTTTGTGCAGTAGAAAATTTAAAATCTCCAAGAAAAGATAATGCGAAATTACCTGAAAATTTACCACTCTTTACTCTAGGAAATTTTGAATTTGAAATTTATGATGAAACAAATTGTCCACTTTGTAAAAAAGGGAGTAAAGCTATAAAACCAGGAAGCCGTGGAAATTAA
- the frr gene encoding ribosome recycling factor, whose product MIMLSEIFNKQKTQSEKSLEALKKDFTTLRTGKVNTHILDHITVDYYGTQTPLNQVATVLASDASTISITPWEKPLLKTIESAIAAANIGVNPNNDGESVKLFFPPMTREQREENVKQAKAMGEKAKVSIRNIRKDANDAVKKLEKDKAISEDEAKKAYDEVQKLTDAYTIKIDESVKSKESELLKV is encoded by the coding sequence ATGATAATGCTAAGTGAAATTTTTAACAAACAAAAAACCCAAAGTGAAAAATCTTTAGAAGCCTTAAAAAAAGACTTCACCACTTTAAGAACTGGAAAAGTTAATACCCATATTTTAGATCATATTACAGTGGATTATTACGGAACTCAAACTCCTTTAAATCAAGTAGCAACTGTTTTAGCAAGCGATGCTTCAACTATTAGCATCACTCCTTGGGAAAAACCTTTACTAAAAACCATAGAAAGTGCTATTGCAGCTGCAAATATCGGTGTAAATCCAAACAATGACGGCGAAAGTGTAAAATTATTTTTCCCTCCGATGACTAGAGAGCAAAGAGAAGAAAACGTAAAGCAAGCTAAAGCTATGGGTGAAAAGGCAAAAGTTTCTATAAGAAATATACGCAAAGATGCCAACGATGCAGTTAAAAAACTAGAAAAAGATAAGGCAATAAGCGAAGATGAAGCAAAAAAAGCTTATGATGAAGTGCAAAAACTTACCGACGCCTACACAATAAAAATTGATGAGAGTGTAAAAAGTAAAGAAAGTGAACTTTTAAAGGTTTAA
- the secG gene encoding preprotein translocase subunit SecG, which produces MITLLIILQFIIVVVICIAVLLQKSSSIGLGAYSGSNESLFGAKGPAGFLAKFTFVMGILLIANTIGLGYLYNKASKDSLAEKIKVENNNTTIPSAPIVPATPNTNSIAPSAAQLPSDVNSSK; this is translated from the coding sequence ATGATCACTCTTTTAATCATTTTACAATTTATCATCGTTGTAGTTATTTGTATAGCAGTTTTACTTCAAAAAAGTTCAAGTATAGGACTTGGAGCTTATAGTGGAAGCAATGAAAGTTTATTTGGTGCCAAAGGACCGGCTGGATTTTTGGCAAAATTTACCTTTGTCATGGGAATTTTACTTATTGCAAATACTATTGGTCTTGGTTATTTATACAATAAAGCTAGCAAGGACTCACTAGCAGAGAAAATTAAAGTAGAAAACAACAACACTACTATTCCAAGCGCTCCTATTGTGCCTGCTACCCCAAACACAAATTCTATCGCTCCAAGTGCAGCACAACTTCCAAGCGATGTTAATTCAAGTAAATAA
- a CDS encoding Bax inhibitor-1/YccA family protein — protein MSLYDRDYSRSKEFENTRSSELSIFIKQTYQLFAASLLAATVGAYVGIFALASFFIQSQVTFWILFAVEIGLLFALQWKKREAPLNLVLLFGFTFCSGLTLTPLLISVLALPAGGIIIAQAFALTTVAFAGLSVFAMNTKKDFTVIGKALFIVLIVIVAASLLNLFFQSSIVNLAISAVAAILFSFYILYDTQNIIRGNYETPIEGAVALYLDFVNLFVSLLNILRSFNSR, from the coding sequence ATGAGTCTTTATGATAGAGACTACTCAAGATCAAAAGAATTTGAAAATACACGCTCAAGCGAATTAAGTATTTTTATTAAACAAACTTATCAACTTTTTGCTGCTTCATTATTAGCTGCAACAGTAGGTGCGTATGTAGGAATTTTTGCTTTAGCATCATTTTTTATACAATCACAAGTAACTTTTTGGATCCTTTTTGCTGTTGAAATCGGACTTTTATTTGCTTTGCAATGGAAAAAAAGAGAAGCTCCATTAAATCTTGTTTTACTTTTTGGTTTTACTTTCTGCTCAGGTTTAACACTTACACCTTTGCTTATTTCAGTTTTAGCTCTACCAGCTGGAGGAATTATCATCGCTCAAGCTTTTGCTTTAACAACAGTTGCTTTTGCAGGACTTAGCGTATTTGCTATGAATACAAAAAAAGATTTTACTGTTATAGGCAAAGCTTTATTTATAGTATTAATCGTTATTGTAGCAGCATCTTTACTAAACCTTTTCTTCCAAAGCAGTATAGTTAATCTAGCTATTTCAGCAGTAGCTGCAATATTATTTTCATTTTACATTCTTTATGATACGCAAAATATTATCCGCGGAAATTATGAAACTCCAATCGAAGGTGCAGTAGCACTTTATCTTGATTTTGTTAATCTTTTCGTATCTTTACTTAATATCTTAAGAAGCTTCAATAGCAGATAA
- the cynT gene encoding carbonic anhydrase, with the protein MENLISGAIKFMQEDFKEHEELFESLKNKQNPHTLFIGCSDSRVIPNLITNTGPGELFVIRNIANIVPPYRVGEDYLATTSAIEYALNSLHIKNIVVCGHSNCGGCNALYYSDEELNKIPNVKKWLTMLDPIKKDVMIFARDDLAMRSWLTEKLNLVNSLQNILTYPGVQEALDEGKIEVHAWYYIIETGEIYEYDFKAKIFTLIQDRKVQ; encoded by the coding sequence ATGGAAAATCTTATTAGCGGTGCGATTAAGTTTATGCAAGAAGACTTTAAGGAGCATGAAGAACTTTTTGAAAGTCTAAAAAATAAGCAAAATCCCCATACTCTTTTTATAGGTTGTTCTGATTCTAGAGTAATTCCAAATTTGATCACTAATACGGGTCCAGGTGAGCTTTTTGTAATACGAAATATTGCAAATATAGTTCCACCTTATCGCGTTGGAGAAGATTACTTGGCGACAACTTCAGCAATAGAGTATGCTTTAAATTCATTGCATATTAAAAATATCGTCGTTTGTGGCCATAGTAATTGTGGAGGTTGCAATGCTCTTTATTATTCTGATGAAGAGTTAAATAAAATTCCTAACGTGAAAAAATGGCTTACTATGTTAGATCCGATAAAAAAAGATGTAATGATTTTTGCAAGAGACGATTTGGCTATGCGTTCATGGCTTACAGAAAAATTAAATTTAGTAAATTCTTTGCAAAATATACTTACTTATCCAGGCGTGCAAGAAGCTTTAGATGAAGGAAAAATAGAAGTACATGCTTGGTATTATATTATAGAGACAGGTGAAATTTATGAGTATGATTTTAAAGCAAAAATTTTTACTTTAATACAGGATAGGAAAGTTCAATGA
- a CDS encoding mechanosensitive ion channel family protein gives MKKIIFSLCFFILYLGAQEFKFIDANISKEDEGIYALVEKYVDLNNQIKEFKKNNDENSSTFNGILSEFEKDKKTILAKIPDMIVGQKINEEAVARFLKAKEKLLDVQKKNINKPYIYTDATLNLVYFNIVESFYSSLFEVEKLFKNTASSEDLIATVDKAMENLQNSSSINLNSFKSKITNPEELEKITLKERYISNAVDSYSEILKYLRSNADLLESNYIFSLLELQVWIDRINEAIGVGFINIGKIVISALVLAFFISLRRFFANIVYFFLVQLFYRNKNDVDDIKVIFIENIKKPVGFLLIVYAISLCLTIATYPAPLSVNLSNFFHIVYAVLIAWLILRMLDGYGVVLVSKLAQKSGKKEVVNLIIKILYFVIIIIALLYILAQLGFNISAIIASLGIGGLAVALAAKDIIANFFASILLLFDNSFNQGDWVEVSGIEGTVVETGLRKTTIRTFDNCLVFLPNSTIMGANIKNWSKRRMGRHVRMYLGVGYDATPEKLEQCVKDLREFLHTSDLVAHDEDSALKYGDHTTKYRQNLVSINDLEGYKNACYVALSEFADSSINIELYFYIKEIGGKDFREARQSLMLEFMRIIEKNGLTFAFPSRSIYIENLPPLDLQAKAIK, from the coding sequence ATGAAAAAAATTATTTTTAGTTTATGTTTTTTTATTTTATACCTTGGAGCACAAGAATTTAAATTTATTGATGCGAATATTAGTAAAGAGGATGAAGGAATTTATGCTTTAGTTGAAAAATATGTTGATCTTAACAATCAAATTAAAGAATTTAAGAAAAACAATGATGAAAATTCAAGCACTTTTAATGGTATTTTAAGTGAATTTGAAAAAGACAAAAAGACTATTTTAGCAAAAATACCCGATATGATAGTAGGACAAAAGATTAATGAAGAGGCAGTGGCTAGATTTTTAAAAGCAAAAGAAAAATTACTAGATGTTCAAAAAAAGAATATTAATAAGCCTTATATTTATACAGATGCCACTCTTAATCTAGTTTATTTTAATATTGTGGAAAGTTTTTATTCTTCTTTGTTTGAAGTGGAAAAACTTTTTAAAAATACAGCAAGTAGTGAAGATTTGATTGCTACTGTTGATAAAGCAATGGAAAATTTACAAAATTCTTCTAGTATAAATTTAAACAGTTTTAAAAGCAAAATTACAAATCCAGAAGAATTAGAAAAAATTACCCTAAAAGAAAGATATATCAGTAATGCTGTAGATTCTTATTCTGAAATTCTTAAGTATTTACGCTCAAATGCAGATTTGCTTGAAAGTAATTATATTTTTTCATTACTTGAGCTTCAAGTTTGGATAGATCGTATAAATGAGGCAATTGGAGTAGGTTTCATTAATATCGGAAAAATAGTAATTTCTGCTTTGGTTTTAGCATTTTTTATATCTTTAAGACGTTTTTTTGCAAATATAGTATATTTTTTCCTTGTTCAGCTTTTTTATAGAAATAAAAATGATGTAGATGATATTAAAGTCATTTTTATTGAGAATATTAAAAAACCCGTAGGTTTCTTGTTGATTGTCTATGCTATTTCTCTTTGTCTTACTATAGCAACTTATCCTGCACCTTTGAGTGTAAATTTAAGTAATTTTTTTCATATAGTTTATGCAGTTTTAATTGCATGGCTTATTTTAAGAATGCTTGATGGTTATGGTGTGGTATTGGTTTCTAAACTTGCTCAAAAAAGTGGAAAAAAAGAAGTTGTAAATTTAATTATTAAAATTTTATATTTTGTCATTATTATCATAGCTTTATTATATATTCTTGCTCAACTTGGTTTTAATATTTCGGCTATTATTGCATCTTTGGGAATTGGTGGTTTAGCTGTTGCTTTAGCGGCGAAAGATATCATTGCAAATTTCTTTGCTTCTATACTCTTACTTTTTGATAATAGCTTTAATCAAGGAGATTGGGTAGAGGTTTCAGGCATAGAAGGAACCGTGGTTGAAACAGGACTTAGAAAAACTACTATTAGAACTTTTGATAATTGTCTTGTATTTTTACCAAATTCAACTATTATGGGAGCTAATATCAAAAATTGGAGCAAAAGACGCATGGGTCGCCATGTTAGAATGTATTTGGGTGTTGGTTATGATGCTACTCCTGAAAAACTAGAACAATGTGTAAAAGATCTAAGAGAATTTTTGCATACAAGTGATTTAGTAGCTCACGATGAGGATAGTGCATTAAAATATGGCGATCATACAACAAAATATCGTCAAAATCTTGTATCTATTAATGATTTAGAAGGCTATAAAAATGCTTGTTATGTGGCTTTAAGTGAATTTGCAGATAGTAGTATTAATATAGAGCTTTATTTTTATATCAAAGAAATAGGTGGAAAAGATTTTAGAGAAGCTAGACAAAGTTTAATGCTTGAGTTTATGCGTATAATTGAAAAAAATGGTTTAACCTTTGCTTTCCCAAGTCGTAGTATTTATATAGAAAATTTACCACCCCTTGATTTGCAAGCAAAAGCTATAAAATAG